In Ilumatobacter fluminis, the following proteins share a genomic window:
- a CDS encoding cytochrome P450 produces MTATEPVQNWAEDFEIFDPDFVRDPYPIWGELREQGCPFARTERRGPTYMPTTFAAVREVADRTDDFSSFEVTVAPAPPAYDSEGNRIRSVITTDAPDHTPERRLLLPFFAPKAVEKYRDHTRDLCRQLIRSFIEDGRADFAGDYARQIPPRIIAAILGIDPDRADDFTTWVQGVLELGLQDDEIREHYAKIIREFFLEQVMDRMENPGDDLISFLLNAELDGEPVPMHVIRGNLGLMLIAGIDTTWSSIGSALWHLASHPDDRRRLVDEPELIPTAVEEFLRAYSPVTMARLATHDTMLGDREVKAGERVLLPFPAANRDPDMFERPEEVIIDRQVNRHVAFGAGIHRCLGSNLARLEMQVAIEEMLAMIPEFELEDPDAVTWAGGQVRGPRYLPVTFPNR; encoded by the coding sequence ATGACCGCGACCGAGCCGGTGCAGAACTGGGCCGAAGACTTCGAGATCTTCGACCCCGATTTCGTGCGCGACCCGTACCCGATCTGGGGCGAGCTGCGCGAGCAGGGTTGTCCGTTCGCTCGCACCGAACGTCGGGGTCCGACCTACATGCCGACGACGTTCGCCGCGGTCCGCGAGGTCGCCGACCGGACCGACGACTTCTCCTCGTTCGAGGTGACGGTCGCTCCGGCACCGCCGGCCTACGACAGTGAGGGCAATCGCATCCGCTCGGTGATCACCACCGATGCGCCCGATCACACACCCGAGCGCCGCTTGCTCCTGCCGTTCTTCGCCCCGAAGGCCGTCGAGAAGTATCGCGACCACACGCGCGACCTGTGTCGTCAACTGATCCGCAGCTTCATCGAGGACGGCCGCGCCGACTTCGCCGGCGACTACGCCCGGCAGATCCCGCCGCGCATCATCGCCGCGATCCTCGGCATCGATCCCGATCGCGCCGACGACTTCACCACCTGGGTGCAGGGGGTGCTCGAACTCGGCTTGCAGGACGACGAGATCCGCGAGCACTACGCCAAGATCATCCGGGAGTTCTTTCTCGAACAGGTGATGGACCGGATGGAGAACCCGGGCGACGACCTGATCTCGTTCCTCCTGAACGCCGAACTCGATGGTGAGCCGGTTCCGATGCACGTGATCCGCGGCAATCTCGGACTGATGTTGATCGCCGGGATCGACACGACGTGGAGTTCGATCGGCTCTGCGCTCTGGCACCTGGCGAGCCATCCCGACGACCGCCGGCGTCTGGTCGACGAGCCCGAGCTGATCCCGACCGCTGTCGAGGAGTTCCTCCGTGCCTATTCGCCGGTGACGATGGCCCGTCTGGCGACCCACGACACGATGCTCGGCGATCGCGAGGTGAAAGCAGGGGAGCGGGTGCTGCTGCCCTTCCCGGCGGCGAACCGCGACCCGGACATGTTCGAGCGTCCGGAGGAGGTCATCATCGACCGGCAGGTGAACCGCCACGTTGCGTTCGGTGCCGGCATCCACCGCTGTCTCGGCTCGAACCTGGCGCGGCTCGAGATGCAGGTGGCGATCGAGGAGATGCTGGCGATGATCCCCGAGTTCGAACTCGAGGATCCCGACGCCGTCACGTGGGCCGGCGGCCAGGTCCGCGGCCCCCGCTACCTCCCCGTCACCTTCCCCAACCGCTGA